Proteins encoded by one window of Corynebacterium amycolatum:
- a CDS encoding NUDIX hydrolase — protein sequence MAVPTPETPNTPASPKLAATVLLLRDTHCGLEVYVQERVSSMRFAANMTVFPGGGVDRRDFPAVANEGMTVTEPSEAAPESRIAQAFNVDRARAHALTCAAVRETFEETGTLLVRDAGGEIVADGHCFHRQRRQLEAHELSLTDFLSNENLVLDAELVSPWANWVTPESNPIRYDTYFFLAALPDGQRADGDTSEASSSGWFRPTTILDGWRRGLLGLMPPTWAQLTRLDGVSTVAEALEAARNTPVRRTSSDFLGEPFMDEYFAVATHMGHLRKGMNR from the coding sequence ATGGCGGTTCCGACACCTGAAACTCCGAATACGCCCGCGTCGCCGAAACTGGCAGCGACTGTATTGCTGCTCCGTGACACCCACTGCGGGCTCGAGGTCTACGTTCAAGAACGTGTATCCTCAATGCGCTTTGCGGCCAATATGACCGTGTTTCCCGGCGGTGGAGTAGACCGACGTGATTTCCCCGCTGTCGCGAATGAGGGCATGACCGTGACTGAGCCGTCGGAAGCCGCCCCCGAGTCGCGGATTGCACAGGCTTTTAACGTCGACCGCGCGCGGGCGCACGCGCTCACCTGCGCGGCCGTGCGTGAGACCTTTGAGGAAACAGGCACTCTGTTGGTTCGCGATGCTGGCGGTGAGATTGTCGCAGATGGCCACTGCTTCCACCGTCAGCGACGACAGTTGGAAGCCCACGAGTTGTCATTGACGGATTTCCTTAGCAATGAAAATCTGGTGCTCGATGCCGAACTCGTCAGTCCTTGGGCTAACTGGGTGACACCCGAGTCCAACCCCATTCGCTACGACACCTATTTCTTCCTCGCCGCGCTTCCCGACGGTCAAAGGGCCGACGGTGACACCTCTGAGGCGTCATCTTCGGGTTGGTTCCGCCCGACTACGATTTTGGATGGATGGCGCCGTGGGTTACTTGGCCTCATGCCTCCGACCTGGGCGCAACTGACTCGCTTGGACGGTGTCAGTACTGTGGCGGAGGCTCTCGAGGCAGCTAGAAACACTCCGGTGCGACGCACCAGTAGTGACTTCCTCGGGGAACCTTTTATGGATGAGTACTTTGCCGTTGCCACCCACATGGGGCATTTGCGAAAAGGTATGAACCGTTAA
- a CDS encoding electron transfer flavoprotein subunit alpha/FixB family protein — MTDVLVLVEHANGELKNTTAELLTAASAFGTPAAVVVGTPGTAAGFAETLASYGAGEILAAESDDAAKYLITPEVDVLVGLASEREVPVLVSASATGKEIAGRVAALTGSGLLSDVVAINDDASVKYSIFGGEYIVDGVGYGASPVYALRPGSVDPEEKSGSADVTEIAFPEIGNNAVEIVSFAPAEGGDRPELTEAKLVVSGGRGVASEDGFKNVVEPLADVLGAAVGASRAAVDAGYYPGQFQVGQTGKTVSPDLYLALGISGAIQHKAGMQTSKTIVVVNKDEEAPLFEIADFGVVGDLFDVVPQAIENLK, encoded by the coding sequence ATGACCGACGTCCTCGTTCTCGTCGAGCACGCAAATGGCGAGCTGAAGAACACCACCGCTGAACTGCTGACTGCTGCTTCCGCATTCGGCACCCCGGCCGCAGTTGTCGTGGGCACCCCGGGTACCGCTGCTGGCTTTGCAGAGACCCTGGCTTCCTACGGCGCTGGCGAGATTCTCGCTGCTGAGTCGGACGATGCCGCTAAGTACCTGATCACCCCTGAGGTTGACGTTCTCGTCGGCCTGGCCTCCGAGCGTGAGGTTCCGGTGCTGGTTTCCGCTTCCGCAACCGGCAAGGAAATCGCTGGCCGCGTTGCAGCACTGACCGGTTCCGGTCTGCTGTCCGACGTTGTTGCCATCAACGACGACGCTTCCGTTAAGTACTCCATCTTCGGTGGCGAGTACATCGTCGACGGTGTCGGCTACGGCGCATCCCCGGTCTACGCTCTGCGCCCGGGTTCCGTTGACCCGGAGGAGAAGTCCGGTTCCGCTGACGTCACTGAGATTGCATTCCCGGAGATCGGCAACAACGCTGTCGAAATCGTTTCCTTCGCACCGGCTGAGGGCGGCGACCGTCCGGAGCTGACCGAGGCTAAGCTGGTTGTTTCCGGTGGCCGCGGTGTCGCATCCGAGGATGGCTTCAAGAACGTTGTGGAGCCGCTGGCAGACGTTCTCGGCGCTGCTGTTGGTGCTTCCCGTGCCGCTGTTGACGCTGGCTACTACCCGGGCCAGTTCCAGGTCGGCCAGACCGGTAAGACCGTTTCCCCGGACCTCTACCTTGCTCTGGGTATCTCCGGTGCAATTCAGCACAAGGCCGGTATGCAGACCTCCAAGACCATCGTCGTGGTCAACAAGGACGAAGAGGCTCCGCTGTTTGAGATTGCTGACTTCGGTGTCGTCGGTGACCTGTTCGACGTTGTCCCGCAGGCTATCGAGAACCTGAAGTAA
- a CDS encoding electron transfer flavoprotein subunit beta/FixA family protein, whose protein sequence is MPNIVVLVKQVPDTWSERKLTDDKFVLDRESADAVLDEINENAVEAALQLKEEHGGNVTVATVGPDRAIEALRKALSMGADDAVILSDDALEGSDAVQTAWALSNIIDTLEDVDLIITGNASTDGGTGSVPAVLGVYRDLPVLTHLRSVAIEGDSITGEREVEDGIYQLKASLPAVVSVTEKANSPRFASFKGIMAAKKKPVTELTLDDVAAEAEQVGLENAATGVTGSTPKPAKTAGERINDEGDGGAKLAEYLKAQKFI, encoded by the coding sequence ATGCCGAACATTGTGGTTCTGGTCAAGCAGGTTCCGGACACCTGGTCCGAGCGTAAGCTCACCGACGACAAGTTTGTCCTCGATCGTGAGTCTGCAGACGCAGTTCTCGACGAAATTAATGAGAACGCTGTTGAGGCTGCCCTGCAGCTGAAGGAAGAACACGGCGGTAACGTTACCGTCGCAACTGTTGGCCCGGATCGTGCCATCGAGGCACTGCGCAAGGCTCTGTCCATGGGTGCTGACGACGCCGTCATTCTTTCGGACGACGCACTTGAGGGCTCTGACGCAGTCCAGACTGCATGGGCTCTGTCCAATATCATTGACACCCTCGAGGATGTTGACCTCATCATCACCGGTAACGCCTCCACTGACGGCGGCACCGGTTCCGTCCCGGCTGTCCTCGGTGTCTACCGCGACCTCCCGGTTCTGACTCACCTGCGCTCTGTGGCTATCGAGGGTGACTCCATCACAGGTGAGCGCGAGGTTGAAGACGGCATCTACCAGCTCAAGGCATCCCTGCCGGCAGTCGTCTCCGTCACTGAGAAGGCAAACAGCCCGCGCTTCGCATCCTTCAAGGGCATCATGGCCGCTAAGAAGAAGCCGGTCACCGAGCTGACCCTGGACGATGTTGCTGCTGAGGCAGAGCAGGTTGGTCTCGAAAACGCTGCTACCGGTGTCACTGGCTCCACTCCGAAGCCTGCTAAGACCGCTGGTGAGCGCATTAACGATGAGGGAGACGGCGGCGCCAAGCTGGCCGAGTACCTCAAGGCCCAGAAGTTCATCTAA
- a CDS encoding cysteine desulfurase family protein: MSNDRNVAAPRKKSGVNSSAKTRHFVDHAATTPLRPEARTAMVDNLGLTNPSGQYTTARVAKKVLEESREEIAELLGADPIEVVFTSGGTEADNLAVSGLYFKATGSDIVVPPIEHDAVLKTCRHLEKEHWARIVPAPVDSTGRVDLQAFPTLDRNSTALVTCMWANNETGAVQPISEISALARKARVPFHIDAVQAAGHVPIDFHSSGAATMAISAHKFGGPRGIGALLVRRDITLCPHNNGGGQERGLRSGTQDVASAAGMAAGLRAAVSDMQAEHDRVKNLTEQLTHAIAGIDGAIVHTTQPALAGHVYVSFPGAEADSLIMLFDAAGIDCSTGSACSAGVNRPSHVLSAMGVSESEARSAIRFTLGWTSTQDDVDAVIAALSETVMRARKAGMA; the protein is encoded by the coding sequence ATGTCTAATGACCGCAATGTTGCCGCTCCGCGTAAAAAGAGTGGCGTGAATTCTTCTGCGAAGACGCGCCACTTTGTGGATCATGCCGCCACCACACCACTGCGCCCAGAAGCACGCACGGCAATGGTCGATAACTTGGGTTTGACCAACCCATCGGGGCAGTACACTACCGCTCGCGTTGCTAAGAAAGTTCTGGAGGAGTCGCGCGAAGAAATAGCGGAGCTGCTTGGTGCCGACCCTATTGAGGTAGTTTTTACCTCTGGGGGCACGGAGGCTGACAATCTGGCAGTTTCCGGCTTGTACTTCAAGGCGACAGGTTCAGACATTGTGGTTCCCCCAATTGAACACGACGCAGTGTTGAAGACCTGTCGTCATTTGGAGAAGGAACACTGGGCGCGGATTGTCCCAGCCCCGGTGGACTCTACGGGAAGGGTGGATTTACAAGCCTTTCCCACGCTGGACAGAAACTCCACTGCACTGGTGACTTGTATGTGGGCCAACAATGAAACAGGGGCTGTACAACCGATTAGTGAGATTTCAGCGCTCGCTAGAAAAGCGCGGGTTCCTTTCCACATTGACGCTGTGCAGGCCGCTGGTCATGTGCCTATCGATTTTCATTCTTCGGGTGCCGCGACGATGGCAATCTCAGCCCATAAGTTTGGCGGACCCCGCGGCATCGGAGCGTTATTAGTGCGCCGGGATATAACGCTATGTCCCCACAACAACGGTGGTGGCCAGGAGCGCGGATTGCGTTCCGGTACCCAGGATGTTGCATCGGCAGCGGGGATGGCGGCCGGTTTGCGCGCGGCGGTCTCTGACATGCAAGCCGAACATGACCGGGTCAAGAATCTCACTGAACAGCTGACTCATGCGATTGCCGGCATTGACGGTGCAATCGTGCACACAACTCAGCCGGCATTAGCTGGTCACGTATATGTCAGTTTTCCCGGTGCAGAAGCAGATAGCCTCATTATGCTTTTCGACGCTGCTGGTATCGATTGCTCGACCGGTTCGGCATGTAGTGCAGGCGTTAATCGTCCTTCTCATGTGCTCTCAGCCATGGGCGTGAGTGAGTCCGAGGCGCGTTCTGCCATCCGCTTTACGCTGGGGTGGACCTCGACGCAGGACGATGTCGATGCCGTTATCGCAGCACTGTCCGAAACAGTGATGCGAGCACGCAAGGCCGGCATGGCGTAG
- a CDS encoding THUMP-like domain-containing protein: MSLSAAEVAAVAAHPEWLDEADQLALTKKSLIADSAHLRGHCGEFGRAVIEVATARRSAVSKLPGDWIFSSEAAQQATPFVVALARARRLSHLGVEAVADVTCSIGTEVAAIDHEGLTVVGSDLDLARLDMARHNVGKNIFAQADALQPAFDVPVIVADPARRSGGRRITNPEDLLPSLPALIAAWPDRELAIKCAPGLDFSEWSGEVAVTSVDGAVKEACLYTPGLVRVTEGQSVTRSAMVVQTVDKHRPLELSAVNVQTYDDTMPDDIDVRAAGRYIIDPDGAIVRAGLVRHFAAAHGLWQLDERIAHLSGDALPQGIAGFEVIEQVSLKQVRKALAALDCGTAEILVRGVDVNPDVLRKQWKLKGARALAVVITRIGRSATAFICEPREVG; the protein is encoded by the coding sequence GTGTCCCTGTCCGCTGCAGAGGTGGCCGCTGTTGCGGCTCACCCGGAGTGGCTAGATGAGGCCGACCAACTCGCGCTTACTAAAAAGTCTCTGATTGCAGACTCCGCGCATCTACGCGGGCACTGTGGCGAGTTTGGTCGCGCGGTCATTGAAGTCGCAACAGCTCGGCGTTCGGCGGTCAGCAAACTGCCAGGGGACTGGATTTTCTCTTCCGAAGCAGCGCAACAGGCCACGCCCTTTGTCGTCGCGCTGGCTCGCGCTCGTAGGCTTTCGCATCTCGGTGTCGAAGCAGTGGCCGATGTGACCTGCTCCATTGGTACTGAAGTGGCAGCGATTGACCACGAGGGTCTGACCGTTGTCGGGTCTGATCTCGACCTTGCACGGCTGGACATGGCGCGGCATAACGTCGGCAAGAACATCTTCGCGCAGGCCGATGCTTTGCAACCGGCCTTTGACGTACCTGTCATTGTCGCTGACCCTGCACGCCGTTCCGGTGGGCGTAGGATCACCAACCCGGAGGATTTGCTCCCGTCGCTGCCGGCGCTCATAGCCGCCTGGCCAGATAGAGAACTAGCTATCAAATGCGCGCCGGGGCTCGACTTCAGCGAGTGGAGCGGGGAAGTAGCTGTCACTTCGGTTGACGGTGCGGTCAAGGAGGCGTGTCTATATACGCCGGGGCTGGTCAGAGTTACCGAGGGGCAATCCGTAACGCGGTCGGCGATGGTTGTCCAGACCGTCGATAAGCACAGGCCGTTAGAGTTGTCGGCGGTGAACGTGCAGACATACGACGACACCATGCCTGACGACATCGACGTACGGGCGGCCGGTCGGTACATCATTGACCCGGACGGAGCAATCGTGCGCGCCGGGCTGGTGCGGCATTTTGCGGCGGCACATGGGCTGTGGCAGCTCGATGAACGGATTGCGCATCTTAGCGGTGATGCGTTGCCACAGGGCATTGCCGGGTTTGAAGTTATTGAGCAAGTGAGCTTGAAGCAGGTTCGCAAGGCGCTGGCGGCGTTGGATTGCGGGACGGCGGAGATTCTCGTGCGCGGTGTGGATGTGAACCCTGACGTGTTGCGCAAGCAGTGGAAGCTGAAAGGTGCCAGGGCATTGGCGGTGGTGATCACGCGTATTGGGCGGAGCGCGACGGCGTTTATCTGTGAGCCTCGAGAGGTCGGTTAA